In Clarias gariepinus isolate MV-2021 ecotype Netherlands chromosome 1, CGAR_prim_01v2, whole genome shotgun sequence, one DNA window encodes the following:
- the haus3 gene encoding HAUS augmin-like complex subunit 3 isoform X2: protein MLNGERFIEALSRFGYPNASALKSSEFDWLFEAAPDNLHLLRVFCHRLNRNNALMPEEVQAFRLLRESGKPILDEATLGDLLKTCAPTDVSGSLSSLCGEEDVSMEDLEAELQALRKEKQLKLRRLKKLQVLASSRGADSSAALGLLQEGSGAMKDASSALAVENAATNAALEGLIKESQKLAGFFQTNGSSVEQKNETTSSGPLSVLMSQVTLEPYLHQEEQNTKALAAYTRRQFFQGISDMVDTSTSKRFQLTELSCCSVSEEEDDEKLVESRRKEMARLQWAHIVAQHQLLKEQAEERGAQALKNWLTDQLSSQTQPVGSLQGSWREPALHSELLSVQSDLDALMREPVRSALRDNARLLNVPVVRGDLALQIARQNYYTARQTEVRDQLLRQKASFEVLRLAQDTELRRGRRTVTQLDEIISRLEGTSRSAAQRGNILTQPELTQTHCLGSNAKLQVISSKDVAFSGLLQMLELGKLSDCKDPLLTYGRLEAEAASLQNELMSVQDALERAAQEQGYSGVRLERDRDTLERSAFSDIVQPLLRPQEMSVVLIELEEKQRNLYKHLQDIVGDLRTKRARLEQSGILRRERELYVYFHLDPTLLSKVVREMEARAGVK, encoded by the exons ATGCTCAACGGGGAGCGGTTCATTGAGGCTCTGTCACGGTTTGGTTATCCTAATGCATCTGCACTCAAAAGTTCGGAATTTGATTGGTTGTTTGAAGCTGCACCAGACAACCTCCATCTTTTGCGTGTCTTCTGCCACCGTTTGAACCGCAACAATGCGCTCATGCCAGAAGAAGTGCAGGCATTTCGCCTGCTCCGTGAGTCTGGGAAGCCTATCTTGGATGAAGCAACACTCGGTGATCTGTTAAAAACCTGTGCACCGACTGATGTGAGCGGGTCGCTGTCCTCACTTTGTGGAGAGGAGGATGTTTCAATGGAAGATTTAGAGGCTGAACTCCAGGCCCTACGGAAAGAGAAGCAGCTGAAGTTACGCAGACTCAAAAAGCTGCAGGTCTTGGCCTCTAGCCGGGGTGCCGATTCATCTGCTGCTCTTGGACTACTCCAGGAAGGTAGCGGTGCAATGAAAGATGCTAGCTCTGCTCTCGCTGTTGAAAATGCAGCAACAAATGCTGCCTTAGAAGGTCTTATAAAGGAATCCCAGAAGCTTGCTGGTTTCTTCCAAACTAATGGCTCATCAGTGGAACAAAAGAATGAAACAACATCTTCTGGTCCTCTATCAGTGCTGATGTCCCAGGTTACTCTGGAACCCTATCTCCACCAGGAGGAGCAAAACACTAAAGCCTTGGCCGCTTATACTAGGCGTCAGTTTTTCCAGGGCATCTCTGACATGGTAGACACCTCAACATCCAAACGCTTCCAGCTGACAGAGCTGAGCTGCTGCAGTGTGAGTGAGGAAGAGGATGATGAGAAGCTTGTGGAGAGCAGGAGAAAGGAGATGGCCCGGCTGCAGTGGGCTCACATTGTCGCGCAGCACCAGTTGCTGAAAGAGCAAGCAGAGGAGCGTGGAGCCCAAGCACTGAAGAACTGGCTCACCGATCAGCTCAGCAGCCAAACACAG CCAGTGGGCTCTCTGCAGGGTTCCTGGCGTGAACCAGCTCTGCACTCCGAGCTTCTCTCTGTTCAGTCTGACCTTGATGCTCTGATGCGAGAGCCTGTCCGCTCTGCTCTGCGTGACAATGCTCGCCTGCTGAATGTGCCTGTGGTGCGGGGTGACTTGGCACTTCAGATCGCCAGGCAGAACTATTACACAGCCAGGCAGACCGAAGTCAGGGATCAGCTCCTTCGACAGAAAGCATCATTCGAAGTTCTGCGTCTGGCACAGGACACTGAGCTCCGGAGGGGGAGAAGGACTGTGACCCAGCTGGACGAGATCATTAGTAGGCTAGAGGGGACATCTCGGAGTGCTGCCCAGAGAGGGAACATACTGACCCAGCCTGAACTGACCCAGACACACTGTCTGGGGAGTAATGCAAAACTGCAAGTCATCAGCTCTAAAGATGTAGCTTTCAGCGG GCTGCTGCAGATGTTGGAGCTGGGCAAGCTATCTGATTGTAAGGATCCCCTCCTGACATATGGGAGGTTGGAAGCTGAAGCAGCTAGCTTGCAGAACGAGCTAATGtctgttcaagatgcactgGAAAGGGCAGCTCAGGAGCAGGGCTACAGTGGTGTGCGTTTAGAGCGTGACCGTGATACTCTAGAGCGCTCGGCATTTTCGGATATTGTGCAGCCGCTCCTGAGGCCACAG GAGATGTCTGTTGTTCTCATTGAGCTGGAAGAGAAGCAAAGGAATTTGTACAAGCATTTGCAGGACATTGTAGGAGACTTGAGAACCAAAAGGGCTCGACTAGAGCAGAGTGGCATTCTCagacgagagagagagctgtacgTCTACTTTCACCTGGATCCCACTCTGCTCAGCAAGGTTGTGCGTGAGATGGAGGCCAGGGCTGGTGTCAAGTAG
- the haus3 gene encoding HAUS augmin-like complex subunit 3 isoform X1 produces MLNGERFIEALSRFGYPNASALKSSEFDWLFEAAPDNLHLLRVFCHRLNRNNALMPEEVQAFRLLRESGKPILDEATLGDLLKTCAPTDVSGSLSSLCGEEDVSMEDLEAELQALRKEKQLKLRRLKKLQVLASSRGADSSAALGLLQEGSGAMKDASSALAVENAATNAALEGLIKESQKLAGFFQTNGSSVEQKNETTSSGPLSVLMSQVTLEPYLHQEEQNTKALAAYTRRQFFQGISDMVDTSTSKRFQLTELSCCSVSEEEDDEKLVESRRKEMARLQWAHIVAQHQLLKEQAEERGAQALKNWLTDQLSSQTQPVGSLQGSWREPALHSELLSVQSDLDALMREPVRSALRDNARLLNVPVVRGDLALQIARQNYYTARQTEVRDQLLRQKASFEVLRLAQDTELRRGRRTVTQLDEIISRLEGTSRSAAQRGNILTQPELTQTHCLGSNAKLQVISSKDVAFSGLLQMLELGKLSDCKDPLLTYGRLEAEAASLQNELMSVQDALERAAQEQGYSGVRLERDRDTLERSAFSDIVQPLLRPQVCAIATPAQELCPNAQEMSVVLIELEEKQRNLYKHLQDIVGDLRTKRARLEQSGILRRERELYVYFHLDPTLLSKVVREMEARAGVK; encoded by the exons ATGCTCAACGGGGAGCGGTTCATTGAGGCTCTGTCACGGTTTGGTTATCCTAATGCATCTGCACTCAAAAGTTCGGAATTTGATTGGTTGTTTGAAGCTGCACCAGACAACCTCCATCTTTTGCGTGTCTTCTGCCACCGTTTGAACCGCAACAATGCGCTCATGCCAGAAGAAGTGCAGGCATTTCGCCTGCTCCGTGAGTCTGGGAAGCCTATCTTGGATGAAGCAACACTCGGTGATCTGTTAAAAACCTGTGCACCGACTGATGTGAGCGGGTCGCTGTCCTCACTTTGTGGAGAGGAGGATGTTTCAATGGAAGATTTAGAGGCTGAACTCCAGGCCCTACGGAAAGAGAAGCAGCTGAAGTTACGCAGACTCAAAAAGCTGCAGGTCTTGGCCTCTAGCCGGGGTGCCGATTCATCTGCTGCTCTTGGACTACTCCAGGAAGGTAGCGGTGCAATGAAAGATGCTAGCTCTGCTCTCGCTGTTGAAAATGCAGCAACAAATGCTGCCTTAGAAGGTCTTATAAAGGAATCCCAGAAGCTTGCTGGTTTCTTCCAAACTAATGGCTCATCAGTGGAACAAAAGAATGAAACAACATCTTCTGGTCCTCTATCAGTGCTGATGTCCCAGGTTACTCTGGAACCCTATCTCCACCAGGAGGAGCAAAACACTAAAGCCTTGGCCGCTTATACTAGGCGTCAGTTTTTCCAGGGCATCTCTGACATGGTAGACACCTCAACATCCAAACGCTTCCAGCTGACAGAGCTGAGCTGCTGCAGTGTGAGTGAGGAAGAGGATGATGAGAAGCTTGTGGAGAGCAGGAGAAAGGAGATGGCCCGGCTGCAGTGGGCTCACATTGTCGCGCAGCACCAGTTGCTGAAAGAGCAAGCAGAGGAGCGTGGAGCCCAAGCACTGAAGAACTGGCTCACCGATCAGCTCAGCAGCCAAACACAG CCAGTGGGCTCTCTGCAGGGTTCCTGGCGTGAACCAGCTCTGCACTCCGAGCTTCTCTCTGTTCAGTCTGACCTTGATGCTCTGATGCGAGAGCCTGTCCGCTCTGCTCTGCGTGACAATGCTCGCCTGCTGAATGTGCCTGTGGTGCGGGGTGACTTGGCACTTCAGATCGCCAGGCAGAACTATTACACAGCCAGGCAGACCGAAGTCAGGGATCAGCTCCTTCGACAGAAAGCATCATTCGAAGTTCTGCGTCTGGCACAGGACACTGAGCTCCGGAGGGGGAGAAGGACTGTGACCCAGCTGGACGAGATCATTAGTAGGCTAGAGGGGACATCTCGGAGTGCTGCCCAGAGAGGGAACATACTGACCCAGCCTGAACTGACCCAGACACACTGTCTGGGGAGTAATGCAAAACTGCAAGTCATCAGCTCTAAAGATGTAGCTTTCAGCGG GCTGCTGCAGATGTTGGAGCTGGGCAAGCTATCTGATTGTAAGGATCCCCTCCTGACATATGGGAGGTTGGAAGCTGAAGCAGCTAGCTTGCAGAACGAGCTAATGtctgttcaagatgcactgGAAAGGGCAGCTCAGGAGCAGGGCTACAGTGGTGTGCGTTTAGAGCGTGACCGTGATACTCTAGAGCGCTCGGCATTTTCGGATATTGTGCAGCCGCTCCTGAGGCCACAGGTATGTGCTATAGCCACGCCTGCTCAGGAGCTCTGCCCTAATGCACAG GAGATGTCTGTTGTTCTCATTGAGCTGGAAGAGAAGCAAAGGAATTTGTACAAGCATTTGCAGGACATTGTAGGAGACTTGAGAACCAAAAGGGCTCGACTAGAGCAGAGTGGCATTCTCagacgagagagagagctgtacgTCTACTTTCACCTGGATCCCACTCTGCTCAGCAAGGTTGTGCGTGAGATGGAGGCCAGGGCTGGTGTCAAGTAG